GGTGGCCCAGGTCGTCCTTGGCGTCGGCGGTGTAGCGGTAGCGGGGCAGGGCCGGGAGGTGCTGGGCCAGGGCTTCCAGGAGCCACTCCACCCCCGGCCCCTTGGGGTCAAAGACGTCCGAATGGCAGTTCGGGCAGAGGTCGGGGGCCTTTTGCTCGTGGCCGCACTGGTGGCACTGCAACAGACCCACCCGACCACTTTTGTGATAGCGCAGCGGCAGGGCGCAGTTGGGGCACATGGCCTTCCAGTCGCACTGCTTGCAGCGCAGTACCGCACTGTAGCCGCGACGTGCCGAGAGCACGATGGCCTGGCGTTTTTTCTCCTGCACCTGTCTTAACAGCGCAAGGGCCGCGCCCGAAAGGGGCCAGCCCCGCTCCAGCCGCATGTCCAGCAGGTGCAAACGGGGGGTCGGCGGCGGCAGATGGTGGGCGGGCTCATTCCAGACCTCGAGGCTATTCACGCCCGCACAAAAGTGCAGGGAAGCGCCCAGCCCCAAAGCGCGTAGCCGGGCCAGCCGGGGCACAAAGGCCCTCGAGCCCCCCGGTAGCTTGTAGGCTTCCGAGGCCTCCTCTACCAGCACCAGGCGTTTGAAATCCAGCGGCAACAGCAGCCCCTGGTAGGTCGCCAGCACCAGCTCTCGCTGCCCGGCCCCCGCAGCCACCTGCGCCCACCCCTTGCGGCGTTCCTCGGCCTTCATCTCGCCGTGAAAAACGATGGCCTGGGGGAAGAACGGCTGGAATTTTTTGAGCAGCGAGACCTCGGGGAAAAGCACCAGGGCTGGCCCGTCCTGTACCAGCCAAACCAGGGCGCGAATACGCTCCAGGAGCCGCCCCCCTTCCAGCCGCACCGGGAGGGTGGGGAGAGGTAGGGGCTCGAGTTTTCGCGCCACCACCGCTTCGGAGGCCGGTTCTACCTCCACAAAGCCGATGTAGCCCTTGTCCACCAGGCCCTTCACCACCCCCACCCCCACGCCCGCCGCCCGGGCCAGCGCCGCCATGCTTTCCACCTGCCGCAGGTCGCGCAGGGCATACCAGGCTGCTTTGGCCTTCTCGCCGAGTTTTTCCGAGGGCTCCTGCAACACCACCAGGGCCTGCTGCCGGCTGTGCTGTTCGGACACTTCTTCCTGCAAAACCCCGGCCTCGCGCAGATAATCCAAGAGCTTGGGGTCAAAGCCCCGGGCCTCCTGCCAGCCTTCGGCCAGGGCCTCCAGGCCCCTGGGCAGCACCGCCGGGTCGGCCTCGGGCAACAGCCGCACCCGGTGCAGCAGGGGGGGCTCGAGGAACGGCAACAGGTCATTTAGTAGCGTGCCCACCGTACAAAAGCTGTCGCGGGCTGCCAGGGCCAGGTACTCGATTTCGGCAGACCGTAGCCAGGGCCGCTCGTCCAGGTAGGCAATGGCTTCGCGCAGGGCAAAGCTCTTATGCTGCCCCTCTTCGCGCCCCACCACCATCCCCACCCGCAGCTCGCCACGCCAGGGCACCACCACCCGGTAGCCCAGCGCGTCGTCCCCCCGCGTATCGGCATGGGGGGGCAGGTACGACATAGGCTCAATGGGCAGGGGCAGGGCAACCTTCAAGACCCGCATCCCGCTCAGATTACCCGAAGGGGCCTATTGGGCTGAACATCTATAAAGCAGTTGTCATGCCGACACCCATCAGCCACAAGCCATAAACCATAGACCATTGACTATCGGCTATAGGCTATGAGCCATCGGCTCCGGATTTACGCTTTGGGAATCGAAGCCAGCTGCCGGATGGGCTGCCGGGGGCTGCGGTATAGCAGATCCTGGGCGTGTTTCAAGGCCTCTTCCAGGGTTAGGCCGTTGCACACCACCCAGACCACCCGGGCCTGGGGAAACCGCCGGCTCAAACGCTCGGTCAGCTCGTGCCCGCTCACCAGCCCGATGTGCAGGCCGCAGAACTGGTCTTCGCCCACACGGTAAAGCCCGTCCCCCTGGCGCAGGGCATCTTGCATTACCTGAGCCAGCTCCTGCAGAAGCTGGGGGCGCTGCTGGGAGACCCCCAGCAGCCAGTAAGAGAAAAGCAGCGGCTGGTCGCTGCGGCTGGCCAGGGCCTGGTAGCGCTCGTAGTCGGCCTCGAGGGCCAGGTGATTGCTCAAGCCGGTCTGGCGATCCCGCAGGGCCACTTTGGAGAGCTCCTGGTGGGTGGCCTCGAGTTTGTGGATCGCTTTGAAAACCGAGAACCCGACCAACCCACCCAGAACCCATAGCGGCCATACCGCCCAGTACAACCCTGAAGCCGGGTGCGGAAGCAGCATCGCCAGGAGAATGGCCCCCCCTACCATCACCCACAGCCCGCCAAACAGGGCCAGCACCGTCAGACCCAGGGTGGCCACGGTGGCGCTGGCATACAGGGCCATCTCCCGATCCCACCCCAGGGCAAGGGCCGTCCAGGGCTGTTGGCTGGCCCATACGAAGATTCCCAGGGCTGCAATCAGGTGCGCAACCAGGGCGGTTTTGGGGTAGCGGCGGCTCAGCGGAAAGGCCGCCAGGGTAACCAGCAGATAGACTACCGCTGAAACCTGAATCACCCTCTGCTCGAGCCAGAGTTGCGGCAGGGCCAGGGCAACCCCCAGGAGCAGGGCCATATTCCAATACAGGCGCCGGAACCATGGCCAGACGGATTCAATAGAATGCACCATAAGCGCCATTGTAGGTGGGTTTTTGGGCTTCATTTGCCCAAAGTGGGCGTAAACCATGCCCCTTGCGTTACGGCACCAGGGTTCCCGCGGGATTTGGGGTTTTGGCTGCTGCGGATATGCTTGCAGCATGGCCTGGGCTCTCGTTCCCTCGGGCATTTTGATCTACGTAGCGCTGTACTCGGTAGTGCCCATGCTACCCGGACTGGAGCGCCTCTTCGGCACCGCCCCCGGCAGCACCCACCTGGGCATCAGCCTGCCCTTTCTGGTGCTGGTGCTGCTCTCGCCGGTGGTGCCGCGCATTCGCCTGCCGGTAGGCACCGTGATCGGCGGCGGGCTGTTCGGGGTGGGCTTGTTT
The nucleotide sequence above comes from Meiothermus sp. CFH 77666. Encoded proteins:
- a CDS encoding primosomal protein N', which translates into the protein MRVLKVALPLPIEPMSYLPPHADTRGDDALGYRVVVPWRGELRVGMVVGREEGQHKSFALREAIAYLDERPWLRSAEIEYLALAARDSFCTVGTLLNDLLPFLEPPLLHRVRLLPEADPAVLPRGLEALAEGWQEARGFDPKLLDYLREAGVLQEEVSEQHSRQQALVVLQEPSEKLGEKAKAAWYALRDLRQVESMAALARAAGVGVGVVKGLVDKGYIGFVEVEPASEAVVARKLEPLPLPTLPVRLEGGRLLERIRALVWLVQDGPALVLFPEVSLLKKFQPFFPQAIVFHGEMKAEERRKGWAQVAAGAGQRELVLATYQGLLLPLDFKRLVLVEEASEAYKLPGGSRAFVPRLARLRALGLGASLHFCAGVNSLEVWNEPAHHLPPPTPRLHLLDMRLERGWPLSGAALALLRQVQEKKRQAIVLSARRGYSAVLRCKQCDWKAMCPNCALPLRYHKSGRVGLLQCHQCGHEQKAPDLCPNCHSDVFDPKGPGVEWLLEALAQHLPALPRYRYTADAKDDLGHLLAGEPGVLVGTTAILRGPVLPELALVLLPYADGFILESDFRAGERYYRLLWQLTDLHPHRRPLLALQTFEPAHPAHRALERQTRLVQPTESSPSLGGLAPDGLEHADPQGFMKMELALRQALGYPPASRMVKLEVAHPKEAVARDAILQLAAALKPKAEPGELLGPAPAPVARLRGQYVFHLLLKSSEARIQTLMENLPPVRGARLRIDPDPQSFVGLLED
- a CDS encoding diguanylate cyclase, giving the protein MALLLGVALALPQLWLEQRVIQVSAVVYLLVTLAAFPLSRRYPKTALVAHLIAALGIFVWASQQPWTALALGWDREMALYASATVATLGLTVLALFGGLWVMVGGAILLAMLLPHPASGLYWAVWPLWVLGGLVGFSVFKAIHKLEATHQELSKVALRDRQTGLSNHLALEADYERYQALASRSDQPLLFSYWLLGVSQQRPQLLQELAQVMQDALRQGDGLYRVGEDQFCGLHIGLVSGHELTERLSRRFPQARVVWVVCNGLTLEEALKHAQDLLYRSPRQPIRQLASIPKA